TTTCTCAGGTTTgcaatataaatattcagtcaTGCCATGCAAAATCAACATAAAATTTGCATTATATGAGATATGACTGATTAAAGTAGgcatatttatgaatttttttgcCCATCCAGGTGCTACATAAAAGACACTAATTTTTATCTATACATGTTACAGACACAATCTTAGTATCATATTCAACTAAATAttccaaaacaggaagtgtggGGTTTGTTGacaatgtatatattaattttgttaactatgaacattaatattatataattgCACATCAGATTTTGTTCAGTATTTGacatattattttgtaatacTATATCATCTGAGCACAGCAAATTTCAGAGTGGGATCTCTGATGCTTTCAAAATCTCACATACTTTGAAATAGGAACCATTCTGCAAAAGGAAGGGTGCATTTTGTTATGCCTAAGATCATATATCATTCAAAGATGGTAAAATGAAATCAGTCTTACTGGAAATGCTTTTGTCAGTGACAGCTTCATCCATCTCTGTTAATTTTCCTTTTAGCATCTAATGAAGATGGTCATTGTTTGGTTTTCATTGTTTGGTTATAACTGAAACTTTTAATCTTGCAGTTGTTACTAATGAATAATATAATCTTACTGTtgttaaactgaaatgtgtaataATTCCATTTCAGTAGGATTATTTGTTAAAATGACCTGGTACTGGGCCATCTCTTAGCTATTTCCGACTTGCTTTGACTTGTCTGTCCTGCACTCCTAATCTACTATTAGGAGTTTTGCAGGAAATTTGCATAAATCCTGGTCTAAAATCAGATGTCATGATATTAAATTACAATGTATCTCGATTTACTGTGTGCATGTCATtgtgcatatatttacattagCTTGCTTAATCTATGTTGTTGCTTTgctgtttgaatgttttcacGTCACTTGACCTTTCCCACAGTTGTCTGGTTATCCTCAAAggctgttgtaaaaaaaaaaaaaaaaaacacagttctaATCTGGCATTCCTAATTTAATGAGCACACGCTCACAGATATCATCATGAATGTGCATCCTTGCAGACCTGCGAGGACGTGAGTCACCATGACTGAACAGCAGAGGCAGCGCTCGCTCTCCACATCTGGGGAGACGCTCTACCATGTGCTAGGCGTCGACAAGAACGCCACGACAGACGACATCAAGAAGTCATACAGGTGAGCGAGCCGGAGAGGTCGCACCAAGACCTCTGCCCTACCAGAGGTTGACTACGAAGAGGTGTGCTTTCACTTCAGAGGAGCGTATGTAACAGGGGGCCTCTGGGATTTAATCTCACTCAAGCACTACCCTTGCATTCCCTAACATATCATCAGCCTCACTGCCAGTCACTCTGTGAACAAATGGCCACCAGTGCTTCTGTTGATTACATATTCAACGTACATTGCCAACCTGGAATTCCTCTCAAGTTTTAAGCATGATTGACTGTAACACAGTGCAGATGCATATTATTAATCACAAAAATGGTGATTagatatttaaacacattttttcaatgaCCAACACCTccttgaataaaatgtaaagaacaTCTTAGCTTAACAAAAATATTGCAATcaaatttatgcatttttctaGCAGGTGTGAATCCAGTTTCATAAAGAATGACAGTGGGTGCCAGTTTTTTGGAGAGAATATCAGTGTTGTTAAAGATTAACAGGTTCAGAAAGCCTAGCATTCAGGCCCTGTATATTTAAGggtcttttctgaagcattcaTATAGGAACAGTTAAAAATGATGCAGGTTTAATACAGTGCAGTTTTAAAAGCATCATGTCATAAGGAAGGCACTGCCTTTGAACAGCAATGAGGGTTCACCTCTTAGGGAAAAAGAACAGGGAATGTGTTTAAATGGATGAATGAAGGTTACATAAATCAGCCTTGTGAATGCCCAGCCAAATATTTTTCCCACTGTGTCATTctcaatttttaaaatactaatGTCAGGCTTCTCTGGATATAGAGATATAGATAATGGTGGTGTAGTGAACTATTGAATATACTTCAGAGGTATACCCTGGTTGCTGTTTAAGGCCAGTTAGTGCAGACGAATTAGGGAAACCAGGGAGAATGTCCTTTTTTCTTTGGGTTTCCTGGATGTGTTTTAAATTCCTTTGTGCTTAAatccactagatggcaacaGTGAGCTGTTATCGCTTATGAAACTTCCTGTAAACTCTCATGGGAGAATATCTTTGAAAATATTACAGCTGGGGGTTAATAGTCTGTGCTGGAAGGAGAGCTGAAACTGGTGCAATTAAGGCAGTGGAAGGTTGTGTCTGGTGCATAATTACTTGAGTGGAACGGATATCTGCTGGATTGCAGTCTTGTGGGACCAAGATTGTAAACCCTATATTAGAGATTTAGGAAGGAGGGAAGTTGTTTATTCTGCGTATTAATTTGAAATTGATAATTTGTATAACTTTTGATTTCTATTCTAAttaattaactgtaattaaGTGTCAgttcaaatgaataaacacaataCCAAACTGGAAGCCACAAAACTGGAAGCCACAATACGGAGCTTTTGTTATGACAATGAATTTTCCGTCTTTTGTCCTCAGCCTCAAAGTTAATGTGTAGAACAAGTAACTGGTATGGACTGATGTGACGTCCAGATtttctctcgctcgctctctctctcttcatctctccctccctctctccttacTACGCACTCAGGAAGCTTGCACTGAAGTTCCACCCCGACAAGAACCCAGACAACCCGGAGGCGGCGGACAAGTTCAAGGAGATCAACAATGCCCACGCTATCCTTAACGACCCCACCAAGCGCAACATCTACGACAAGTACGGCTCACTGGGGCTCTATGTGGCCGAACAGTTCGGCGAGGAGAACGTAAACACTTACTTCGTCCTCTCCAGCTGGTGGGCCAAGGTAAGGCCAGCCACGAGGATAGGGATAGCCAGTATGCCTTTAAACACtgtacagcagagagaagcattGCAGCCCGCGTTTGTAAGGTGTTGACACGCATATTGTCACCGCTAAGTATTGCATGTTGAAATAACAAAACGAAACAATCCAAATTAACTTCATTTATGATTATCCTTGTTTGGCATCTGAAGCAGGCAAGATAAGAGTGTGATAACAGTGGCTTGACTCAGAGAATAGCCCTTGGTAAATCAATACAGGAACTCTGATTGGCAGACTAAGAACCCCAACCAGAGAAATGAATGCCCTTACCTTATCTGAGTCAGCTGAAGACCCAAATAAAAATGGTTTGTCAGCAAAGACTCTGACCTGACAAAAAGCTAACCACTTCAGCCGTCTCAGATTTTGATTGTTTGCAGTTATTAAAGCACTGAGATATCCTTTGTCCCTTTTATGCGAAAACAGGCGATGATCACTAGTGAGTATAGGAGTTGGCCAATAATTATGTAATGCCAAGGCTCTCATAAATGGCAGTCTATGGCCTGTGCATAAGTCTTCACTAAcagtctctctgtttcactctttctctccaaTCTCTCCCTGTATCTCCTTGTTGTCCCTTtaattttccctctctccttcctcactcACTTGCCCCACCACCTCATGTGTCCTCTCTCcgtttccctctctgcctccgtCTGCAggcattgtttattttctgtggcCTGGCTACAGGCTGCTATTTCtgttgctgtctgtgctgctgctgtaactgCTGCTGTGGGAAGTGTAAACCGCGGCCCCCCATGGACCAGGAGCCCGAGTTCTACGTGTCTCCGGAGGACCTGGAGGCACAGCTCCAGTCCGACGAGAG
This portion of the Megalops cyprinoides isolate fMegCyp1 chromosome 7, fMegCyp1.pri, whole genome shotgun sequence genome encodes:
- the dnajc5ab gene encoding dnaJ homolog subfamily C member 5, with protein sequence MTEQQRQRSLSTSGETLYHVLGVDKNATTDDIKKSYRKLALKFHPDKNPDNPEAADKFKEINNAHAILNDPTKRNIYDKYGSLGLYVAEQFGEENVNTYFVLSSWWAKALFIFCGLATGCYFCCCLCCCCNCCCGKCKPRPPMDQEPEFYVSPEDLEAQLQSDERETGEPIMMQPSSATETTQLTADSHTSYRTDTGFN